One stretch of Candidatus Dadabacteria bacterium DNA includes these proteins:
- a CDS encoding DUF5677 domain-containing protein gives MAKEPPIHRPVADLAPLKNDIQNILNLTRGFIEKASEINWEPGNGRLATVCRTILRRQFDSLRLISQLVEDGEGFITGSFLRLMCEEFIWSKYLAEISLPDADSLIGCIGIDEVYKCLSTQDETMGRSETEKLGLLPYLEKFQNEKNDSRKEMHQLGEKLNWPDPKRIPSTLWLAEKVGEKSTYELVYRATSRFVHFSPMELARLVTEREPGKFSIEPAHLNLYRGSFSLYWGSLFFVCTVGLAIESPNTLKISDELVKELDYKSILEIIGERGMPPIIGIWELAPPEQWQN, from the coding sequence TTGGCAAAAGAGCCCCCCATCCATAGACCCGTGGCGGATTTGGCCCCACTTAAAAACGATATCCAGAATATATTGAATTTAACTCGCGGATTTATTGAAAAAGCGAGTGAGATAAATTGGGAACCAGGCAATGGACGTCTTGCGACTGTCTGCAGAACCATACTGCGCAGACAGTTTGACTCCCTTAGGCTGATTTCCCAATTAGTCGAGGATGGAGAAGGTTTTATCACAGGTTCATTTCTGAGGCTTATGTGCGAGGAGTTTATTTGGAGCAAGTACTTGGCTGAAATTTCGCTACCAGATGCAGATTCACTAATTGGCTGTATAGGGATAGATGAAGTTTACAAGTGTCTGAGCACTCAGGATGAAACAATGGGAAGGTCGGAAACGGAGAAACTTGGACTCTTGCCTTATCTGGAAAAATTTCAGAATGAAAAAAATGACAGTCGAAAGGAAATGCATCAACTTGGAGAAAAACTAAACTGGCCTGATCCTAAAAGAATTCCTTCAACATTATGGCTTGCAGAAAAAGTAGGAGAAAAATCAACGTATGAACTTGTCTATCGTGCGACATCCCGCTTCGTGCATTTCAGTCCCATGGAACTCGCACGACTGGTCACAGAACGGGAACCCGGAAAGTTCTCGATTGAACCGGCTCATCTAAATCTCTATAGAGGATCTTTTTCTCTTTACTGGGGGTCGCTTTTTTTCGTATGTACCGTCGGCCTGGCTATCGAGTCTCCGAATACGCTGAAAATATCTGATGAATTAGTAAAAGAATTGGATTACAAATCTATCTTGGAGATAATTGGAGAACGCGGGATGCCGCCGATTATCGGTATATGGGAATTAGCTCCACCAGAACAATGGCAGAATTGA